From the Danaus plexippus chromosome 5, MEX_DaPlex, whole genome shotgun sequence genome, one window contains:
- the LOC116769105 gene encoding anosmin-1 isoform X1, with amino-acid sequence MWMIKTGVIILAVLISASAKSKRYTRLQSDPLTTTRCDLICFDASKENKSQCRSACRSETQKPGTCPDGDDPRWMAACLEACNHDSQCDGTQRCCKHGCSSTCSEPIDLLTIPGLPAMPSIEEPKERRRAVQIKWSDGVGDEARSVPGRVLYLLEEQHYLCPNYDESRLGEWNLLMRTNKTKVSLRNQLKPGRWYRFRVAAVSASGTRGFSEPSAPFTPRKGPRPPPPPKKLKVEHVRSDNDSVTIRLEWKEPKSDLPVMRYKVFWSRRLRGLSGELDSVVVNHQTVPKDQTFVEISKLHPNSMYFLQVQTISAFGGGKLRSEKAEIFYNTTSSEQPPQALKRRIDNSVTGLRLNKLIWLNHKIKAKISWELPPGSKGQSKRYFVHWKTLSCQHPATELKEFSAITEQNSFEIYELDYKCKYKVNVNRSPNSDTPDSEYILSVPGCDYFKRKFNSSYVKCKT; translated from the exons atgtggaTGATAAAAACTGGTGTGATAATACTGGCTGTTCTGATATCAGCATCGGCTAAGTCAAAAAGGTACACTAGACTGCAGAGCGATCCCTTGACAACAACGAGATGTGACCTTATATGTTTTGATGCgagcaaagaaaataaatctcaG TGTCGATCAGCTTGTCGGTCAGAGACGCAAAAGCCAGGAACCTGTCCTGATGGAGACGATCCTCGCTGGATGGCCGCGTGCCTCGAAGCCTGTAACCATGACTCTCAATGCGACGGCACTCAAAGATGCTGCAAGCATGGATGCAGTTCCACGTGCAGTGAGCCCATCGATTTGTTGACGATACCGG GCCTTCCAGCGATGCCGTCAATAGAGGAACCAAAAGAAAGACGGCGCGCAGTTCAGATTAAATGGTCAGATGGTGTAGGCGATGAAGCAAGATCTGTTCCAGGTAGAGTTCTTTACCTATTGGAAGAACAACATTATCTTTGCCCCAACTACGATGAATCACGACTTGGAGAGTGGAATCTCCTGATGAGAACCAATAA AACCAAAGTGTCTCTACGTAACCAGTTGAAACCAGGTCGTTGGTATCGTTTCCGAGTGGCTGCTGTAAGTGCGTCTGGTACAAGAGGGTTCTCCGAACCTAGCGCTCCCTTCACTCCTCGTAAAGGACCACGCCCTCCACCCCCGCCAAAGAAGCTAAAGGTGGAACATGTGAGATCAGACAATG ATAGTGTTACAATACGACTGGAATGGAAAGAGCCAAAATCTGATTTACCAGTGATgagatataaagttttttggaGCAGACGACTTCGAGGTCTCTCAGGGGAGTTGGATTCTGTTGTCGTTAATCATCAAACTGTGCCAAAG gaTCAGACTTTCGTTGAAATAAGTAAACTTCATCCGAATTCAATGTATTTCCTCCAAGTACAAACAATAAGTGCATTTGGTGGTGGAAAACTACGAAGTGAAAAGgctgaaattttttataacacaacgAGTTCTG aacaGCCACCACAAGCATTAAAAAGGCGTATAGACAACTCCGTAACAGGACTCAGATTAAACAAACTTATATGGTTGAACCATAAGATTAAGGCCAAAATATCATGGGAATTGCCTCCAGGCTCAAAGGGACAATCTAAaag atattttgtgCACTGGAAAACTCTGTCCTGCCAACATCCAGCAACAGAATTAAAGGAATTTTCAGCAATAACTGAG CAAAACAGCTTCGAAATATATGAGTTAGATTACAAATGCAAATACAAAGTAAACGTGAACAGATCTCCGAACAGCGATACTCCAGACTCCGAATACATTTTATCAGTTCCTGGATGCGATTATTTTAAACGGAAATTTAATAGCTCCTAcgttaaatgtaaaacataG
- the LOC116769105 gene encoding anosmin-1 isoform X2 → MCRSACRSETQKPGTCPDGDDPRWMAACLEACNHDSQCDGTQRCCKHGCSSTCSEPIDLLTIPGLPAMPSIEEPKERRRAVQIKWSDGVGDEARSVPGRVLYLLEEQHYLCPNYDESRLGEWNLLMRTNKTKVSLRNQLKPGRWYRFRVAAVSASGTRGFSEPSAPFTPRKGPRPPPPPKKLKVEHVRSDNDSVTIRLEWKEPKSDLPVMRYKVFWSRRLRGLSGELDSVVVNHQTVPKDQTFVEISKLHPNSMYFLQVQTISAFGGGKLRSEKAEIFYNTTSSEQPPQALKRRIDNSVTGLRLNKLIWLNHKIKAKISWELPPGSKGQSKRYFVHWKTLSCQHPATELKEFSAITEQNSFEIYELDYKCKYKVNVNRSPNSDTPDSEYILSVPGCDYFKRKFNSSYVKCKT, encoded by the exons ATG TGTCGATCAGCTTGTCGGTCAGAGACGCAAAAGCCAGGAACCTGTCCTGATGGAGACGATCCTCGCTGGATGGCCGCGTGCCTCGAAGCCTGTAACCATGACTCTCAATGCGACGGCACTCAAAGATGCTGCAAGCATGGATGCAGTTCCACGTGCAGTGAGCCCATCGATTTGTTGACGATACCGG GCCTTCCAGCGATGCCGTCAATAGAGGAACCAAAAGAAAGACGGCGCGCAGTTCAGATTAAATGGTCAGATGGTGTAGGCGATGAAGCAAGATCTGTTCCAGGTAGAGTTCTTTACCTATTGGAAGAACAACATTATCTTTGCCCCAACTACGATGAATCACGACTTGGAGAGTGGAATCTCCTGATGAGAACCAATAA AACCAAAGTGTCTCTACGTAACCAGTTGAAACCAGGTCGTTGGTATCGTTTCCGAGTGGCTGCTGTAAGTGCGTCTGGTACAAGAGGGTTCTCCGAACCTAGCGCTCCCTTCACTCCTCGTAAAGGACCACGCCCTCCACCCCCGCCAAAGAAGCTAAAGGTGGAACATGTGAGATCAGACAATG ATAGTGTTACAATACGACTGGAATGGAAAGAGCCAAAATCTGATTTACCAGTGATgagatataaagttttttggaGCAGACGACTTCGAGGTCTCTCAGGGGAGTTGGATTCTGTTGTCGTTAATCATCAAACTGTGCCAAAG gaTCAGACTTTCGTTGAAATAAGTAAACTTCATCCGAATTCAATGTATTTCCTCCAAGTACAAACAATAAGTGCATTTGGTGGTGGAAAACTACGAAGTGAAAAGgctgaaattttttataacacaacgAGTTCTG aacaGCCACCACAAGCATTAAAAAGGCGTATAGACAACTCCGTAACAGGACTCAGATTAAACAAACTTATATGGTTGAACCATAAGATTAAGGCCAAAATATCATGGGAATTGCCTCCAGGCTCAAAGGGACAATCTAAaag atattttgtgCACTGGAAAACTCTGTCCTGCCAACATCCAGCAACAGAATTAAAGGAATTTTCAGCAATAACTGAG CAAAACAGCTTCGAAATATATGAGTTAGATTACAAATGCAAATACAAAGTAAACGTGAACAGATCTCCGAACAGCGATACTCCAGACTCCGAATACATTTTATCAGTTCCTGGATGCGATTATTTTAAACGGAAATTTAATAGCTCCTAcgttaaatgtaaaacataG